A genomic window from Pseudomonadota bacterium includes:
- a CDS encoding 2-C-methyl-D-erythritol 2,4-cyclodiphosphate synthase, with product MTPDSTKGFAIIVAAGSGRRCPGPRSKQFLELERRPLYQWSLATFQNSPQIAGIILVGPGDGPQTLEDMRRECTGFSKLLAVVAGGASRTASVSCGFSALAHLKLPPQTPILVHDGVRPLVTPELIERVIQRVEPYRAVIPCTTPTATVKQLSGDTITKTIDRDNLGLAQTPQGISYQLLGQALDWWRKHPHPTITDEGSLLENLAPAQRCRVIITKVDGDPDNLKITVPGDLERARMIYRRQSAAPPYRPRMATGFGYDVHAFADGRKLILGGIEIVGHPGLAGHSDADVLVHALVDALLGAVGAGDIGHHFPDLDPAFKNMCSLKFLTHALTLVRERGFYLEAADITVVAQRPRLAPHIPSMRDNLRACIGLPCQINIKATTTEGLGFTGRGEGIAAYAVATVSELPPSTP from the coding sequence ATGACTCCTGATTCAACCAAGGGCTTCGCCATCATTGTCGCGGCCGGCAGCGGCCGGCGTTGTCCGGGGCCCCGGAGCAAGCAGTTTCTCGAACTGGAAAGACGCCCGCTTTATCAATGGAGTCTGGCGACCTTTCAGAACAGTCCGCAAATTGCAGGGATCATCCTGGTCGGTCCAGGCGACGGCCCTCAAACCCTGGAAGATATGCGCCGGGAATGCACCGGCTTCAGCAAGCTGCTCGCGGTCGTCGCGGGCGGCGCCAGCCGCACCGCATCGGTCAGCTGCGGATTCAGCGCCCTGGCCCACCTCAAGCTACCCCCGCAAACTCCGATCCTGGTCCATGATGGCGTTCGGCCTCTGGTCACTCCGGAACTGATCGAGCGGGTTATCCAGAGAGTCGAACCTTACCGAGCGGTCATTCCCTGCACAACCCCCACCGCGACCGTCAAACAACTCTCCGGGGACACGATCACCAAAACCATCGACCGCGATAATCTCGGCCTGGCCCAGACCCCACAGGGAATTTCTTATCAGCTGCTGGGCCAAGCTCTGGACTGGTGGCGCAAGCATCCCCACCCCACGATCACCGACGAAGGTTCGCTGCTGGAAAATCTGGCTCCGGCTCAACGTTGTCGGGTGATCATCACCAAGGTGGACGGCGACCCGGACAACCTTAAAATCACGGTTCCCGGAGATCTTGAACGGGCCCGGATGATCTATCGCCGCCAGTCCGCCGCCCCACCCTACCGACCTCGGATGGCAACCGGATTCGGTTACGATGTCCATGCTTTCGCTGACGGACGCAAGCTCATTCTGGGCGGCATTGAAATAGTAGGACACCCCGGGCTGGCCGGTCATTCCGACGCCGATGTGCTGGTCCACGCTCTCGTCGATGCCCTGCTCGGGGCGGTCGGAGCCGGTGATATCGGTCACCATTTTCCCGACCTCGACCCGGCTTTCAAAAACATGTGTAGTCTTAAGTTTCTGACCCACGCCCTGACCCTGGTCCGAGAACGCGGTTTTTACCTGGAAGCTGCCGATATCACGGTCGTTGCGCAGCGACCTCGGCTGGCCCCACACATTCCCTCCATGCGGGACAACTTACGGGCCTGTATCGGACTCCCCTGCCAGATCAACATCAAGGCCACAACCACTGAAGGGCTTGGCTTTACCGGTCGTGGCGAAGGCATCGCGGCTTACGCGGTGGCCACGGTAAGCGAGCTTCCGCCCTCTACGCCATGA
- a CDS encoding TRAM domain-containing protein, which produces MTYIFYLVSRLKRIPLRTLMGGFVGMIVGLFIANLLLRGAPFVDLFDNPRTNFSLYILVYSLLAYVALEVGLKKGDEFDLIRALITKKRDESEKIVDTSVIIDGRIADVCETGFIEGILIIPQFILHELQIIADSPDSLKRTRGRRGLDILKRIQNQAKIQINITDEDFPRIKEVDAKLVALAKKRGAQILTNDFNLNKVADLQGIEVLNLNQLAEALKPLVLPGETMDVLISKEGKESMQGVAYLDDGTMVVVDHGRDLIGEAAQVTVTSVLQTTAGRMIFARKKNDS; this is translated from the coding sequence ATGACTTATATATTCTATCTCGTCAGCCGGCTTAAACGGATTCCCCTGCGCACGCTGATGGGGGGCTTTGTCGGCATGATTGTCGGTCTGTTTATCGCCAACCTGCTACTCCGCGGCGCCCCTTTCGTCGACCTTTTCGATAATCCTAGAACCAACTTCTCGCTCTATATCCTGGTTTATTCGCTGCTCGCCTATGTTGCGCTGGAGGTCGGACTTAAGAAAGGTGATGAATTCGACCTGATCCGCGCCCTGATCACCAAAAAACGCGACGAAAGCGAAAAGATAGTCGACACCTCAGTGATTATCGACGGCCGGATCGCCGATGTCTGCGAAACCGGCTTTATCGAAGGCATTCTGATTATTCCTCAGTTCATACTGCATGAGCTACAGATCATCGCCGACTCCCCGGACAGCCTGAAAAGAACCCGAGGACGACGCGGCCTTGACATTCTGAAGCGGATTCAAAACCAGGCTAAGATTCAGATCAACATCACCGATGAGGATTTCCCCCGCATCAAGGAGGTTGACGCCAAGCTGGTCGCCCTGGCCAAGAAAAGAGGGGCGCAGATTCTCACCAATGACTTCAACCTCAACAAGGTTGCCGACCTGCAGGGAATCGAGGTTCTCAACCTGAATCAGCTCGCCGAGGCCCTGAAACCCCTGGTTCTGCCCGGAGAAACCATGGATGTCTTGATCTCCAAGGAAGGCAAGGAATCTATGCAGGGGGTTGCCTATCTGGATGACGGCACGATGGTGGTCGTCGACCACGGACGTGACCTGATCGGCGAAGCCGCTCAGGTCACGGTCACCAGCGTTCTCCAAACCACTGCGGGACGAATGATTTTCGCCAGAAAGAAAAATGACTCCTGA
- a CDS encoding CarD family transcriptional regulator encodes MGKQTSEVFSIGDLAVYPGHGVGQIKSIEQRKVCDETQDFYIMVILGSNITIMIPKNNTTNVGLRQLVNHDEIKEVYSTLKRRRVKLSHQTWNKRYKQFHDKIKRGSLFEVAEVYRDLNLISVNKELSFGERKMMETARHLIVSELARARALKECEVEKEINEIFATETSDD; translated from the coding sequence ATGGGAAAACAGACAAGCGAAGTCTTCAGTATCGGGGACCTGGCGGTCTACCCGGGACATGGTGTCGGCCAGATCAAGTCAATTGAACAGCGTAAAGTTTGCGATGAAACTCAGGATTTCTATATCATGGTGATTCTCGGCAGCAATATCACCATCATGATTCCCAAAAACAACACGACCAATGTCGGCCTGCGGCAACTGGTCAACCATGATGAAATCAAGGAAGTCTACAGCACGCTCAAACGCCGCCGGGTTAAGTTATCCCACCAGACCTGGAACAAACGCTACAAACAATTTCACGACAAGATCAAACGCGGCTCACTTTTCGAGGTGGCCGAGGTCTATCGCGACCTTAACCTGATCAGCGTCAACAAGGAACTTTCTTTCGGCGAAAGAAAGATGATGGAAACCGCTCGCCACCTGATTGTCTCCGAGCTGGCGCGGGCCCGGGCCCTCAAGGAGTGCGAGGTGGAAAAGGAAATCAACGAGATCTTCGCCACGGAAACCAGTGACGACTGA
- a CDS encoding prepilin peptidase, translated as MVLGLVLAAGLLGLACGSFFNVCIYRIPLGQSVVSPPSHCPDCGRRLAWWLNVPLLSYFFLRGRCFYCRRAVAWRYPLVEALSGLLFGAAAWRFGCSPALLGALVLISLLVPITFIDLDHQIIPDCLSLSGIVIGLLGSWWWGGLFWWEALAGAVFGWLSLWTVAAAYRQCTGRDGMGGGDLKLLALLGAFLGWRALLPIILLSSVSGALVGLVLIIGRQRDGRYAIPFGPFLAAGGLLYLFWGPRLLELYWQLLLPA; from the coding sequence ATGGTTTTGGGGCTGGTTCTGGCGGCGGGGCTGCTGGGTTTAGCCTGCGGTAGCTTCTTCAATGTCTGTATCTACCGGATTCCTCTAGGGCAATCGGTGGTCAGTCCGCCGTCGCATTGTCCCGACTGTGGTCGCCGGCTGGCCTGGTGGCTTAATGTGCCGCTGCTCAGTTATTTCTTTTTACGAGGGCGCTGTTTTTACTGCCGCCGGGCCGTAGCCTGGCGTTACCCCTTGGTTGAGGCCCTGAGCGGTTTACTTTTCGGGGCGGCCGCCTGGCGTTTTGGTTGTTCTCCGGCCCTGTTGGGGGCGCTGGTGCTGATTTCCCTGCTGGTGCCGATTACCTTTATAGATCTGGATCACCAGATTATTCCGGATTGTCTGAGCCTGAGCGGGATTGTTATCGGTCTCCTCGGCTCCTGGTGGTGGGGAGGACTGTTCTGGTGGGAGGCGCTCGCGGGCGCCGTTTTCGGCTGGCTTTCCCTGTGGACGGTGGCTGCCGCCTACCGTCAGTGTACCGGCCGTGACGGCATGGGTGGGGGCGATCTTAAACTGTTGGCCCTGCTCGGCGCTTTTCTGGGCTGGCGGGCGCTTCTTCCGATTATCCTGCTGAGCTCGGTCAGCGGCGCGTTGGTTGGTCTGGTTTTGATCATCGGGCGGCAGCGGGACGGTCGTTATGCCATTCCCTTCGGCCCCTTTCTTGCGGCCGGGGGGTTGCTTTATCTTTTCTGGGGGCCTCGGTTGCTTGAACTTTACTGGCAGTTGCTGCTGCCGGCGTAA
- a CDS encoding RlmE family RNA methyltransferase, translated as MAFNRKDSYYQKAKREGKRSRANYKIEELDQRFRVFKKGQKILELGAAPGGWMEYIASRIGPAGTILGLDLLPIAELPSPPCQTLIADITAPETGPRIDALVPDRFAGAVSDLAPNLTGIRSTDQANTLDILSKTLNLIKPRLQQKGFFICKVFHGDELKDFELELKAIFQKVTLAKPKASRKTSSELYLVATGYAGSSNCQ; from the coding sequence ATGGCATTTAACCGAAAAGACAGCTATTATCAGAAGGCCAAACGAGAGGGCAAGCGTTCTCGCGCCAACTACAAGATCGAAGAGCTCGATCAGCGCTTTCGAGTCTTCAAAAAAGGCCAGAAAATCCTTGAGCTCGGAGCCGCCCCAGGGGGCTGGATGGAATATATTGCCAGCCGGATCGGCCCCGCCGGCACCATTCTGGGCCTGGATCTGCTACCGATCGCCGAATTGCCTTCACCACCCTGCCAAACCCTGATTGCGGACATCACGGCTCCCGAAACCGGGCCCCGGATAGATGCCCTAGTTCCGGATCGCTTCGCCGGAGCGGTCTCCGATCTGGCCCCCAACCTGACCGGAATCCGGAGCACGGATCAGGCCAACACCCTTGATATCCTGAGCAAGACCCTGAACCTGATCAAACCCCGCCTGCAGCAGAAGGGGTTCTTTATCTGCAAGGTTTTTCATGGCGACGAGCTGAAAGACTTCGAGCTTGAGCTCAAGGCCATTTTCCAGAAGGTCACCCTGGCCAAGCCCAAAGCCAGCCGTAAGACTTCAAGCGAGCTGTATCTCGTGGCCACCGGTTACGCCGGCAGCAGCAACTGCCAGTAA
- the bioB gene encoding biotin synthase BioB: MAVVKKERDILQKNKLLEKNEKEEALLAELRSSLPRLLAGEGLAEETARRLGSLRGAAFFELLALCRRVCKQHCGDQVALCAITNAKSGRCPEDCAFCAQSSSYDTGVESFPLIEVEELAARGRIVAAMGVENFSVVTSGTAVADRKEQAAIEKMLRRISELGMAPCASLGFLEVETARRYRAAGLRHYHHNLETARSFFPEICSTHDYEQAVATVRIAQEAGLYVCSGGIMGLGESWEQRVELALTLRELGVDSIPLNFLQPVQGTPLADEPGLMPWQSLLTIAMFRLVCPTRDIRICGGRQQAFGDFQGLIFAAGANGLMVGNYLTTSGRDWSADRRLLEAWVDFV, encoded by the coding sequence ATGGCGGTAGTTAAAAAAGAAAGGGATATTTTGCAGAAAAATAAGTTGCTGGAGAAAAATGAGAAAGAGGAAGCGCTGTTGGCCGAGCTGCGGAGTTCCTTACCTCGGCTGCTGGCCGGAGAAGGCCTGGCGGAGGAGACGGCCCGACGACTGGGAAGCCTGAGGGGGGCGGCCTTTTTTGAACTTCTGGCGCTTTGCCGCCGGGTGTGTAAACAGCATTGCGGTGATCAGGTTGCGCTCTGCGCGATTACCAATGCCAAGTCGGGACGATGCCCGGAAGATTGCGCTTTCTGCGCCCAGTCGAGTTCTTATGATACCGGAGTCGAAAGCTTTCCCCTGATCGAGGTCGAGGAATTGGCGGCCCGGGGCCGGATCGTGGCGGCGATGGGAGTGGAAAATTTTTCCGTGGTAACCAGCGGCACAGCGGTTGCGGACCGTAAAGAACAGGCGGCTATCGAGAAAATGCTGCGCCGCATTTCAGAACTGGGCATGGCTCCCTGCGCCTCCCTCGGTTTTCTCGAAGTGGAGACGGCGCGGCGTTATCGGGCGGCCGGTCTGCGCCACTATCACCATAATCTGGAGACGGCGCGTAGCTTTTTTCCGGAAATTTGCTCCACTCACGATTATGAACAGGCGGTGGCCACGGTCAGGATCGCTCAGGAAGCCGGATTATATGTCTGCAGTGGTGGTATCATGGGGCTGGGTGAAAGCTGGGAACAGCGGGTCGAGTTGGCCTTGACCCTGCGGGAACTGGGCGTGGATTCGATTCCCCTGAATTTTCTGCAGCCGGTCCAGGGTACCCCGCTGGCGGATGAACCCGGCCTGATGCCCTGGCAGAGTCTCTTGACGATCGCCATGTTCCGGCTGGTTTGCCCCACCCGTGATATTCGTATCTGCGGCGGCCGACAGCAGGCCTTTGGCGATTTTCAGGGATTGATTTTCGCCGCCGGAGCCAATGGCCTGATGGTCGGCAATTATCTGACCACCAGTGGTCGGGACTGGTCTGCCGATCGGCGGTTGCTGGAGGCTTGGGTTGATTTTGTTTGA
- the bioF gene encoding 8-amino-7-oxononanoate synthase, translated as MGEGTSVKSAITAVAAELESLAAAGRRRFLRTIDGPQQAHIMLAGRPVLLLCSNNYLALASHPRLKAGAQRATELDGASAGASRLISGTMRLHQELEEALAGFKKVPRALLFNSGYAANLALLTTFAEAGDVIFSDALNHASIVDGCRLSRARLAVYRHNDLDHLEELLRREGAPCRRRLIVTDSVFSMDGDLADLPGIAELGRRYDALVMVDDAHATGVLGTRGRGSAEHFGLDSCALDLQMGTLGKALGSCGAYVAGAAPLIDYLINKARSFIYTTALPPAVLGASLAALEVLDEEPWRVTRLRELAAYLRRGLTTLGIVLRNDPTPIIPVPVGDPRRTMDLSNWFLERGVFIQGIRPPTVASGQSLLRVTVSADLEFSDLDLVLELFAERRRDFQGR; from the coding sequence ATGGGTGAAGGAACTTCAGTAAAAAGCGCGATCACGGCGGTTGCCGCGGAGCTGGAATCTTTGGCTGCGGCTGGCCGGCGGCGTTTTCTGCGAACCATCGACGGGCCTCAGCAGGCCCATATCATGCTCGCCGGTCGGCCGGTGTTATTGCTCTGTTCAAATAATTATCTTGCACTTGCCAGTCATCCCCGACTTAAGGCCGGAGCCCAAAGAGCGACGGAGCTTGACGGAGCTTCGGCCGGGGCGTCGCGTTTGATCTCGGGCACTATGCGCCTGCACCAGGAGCTGGAAGAGGCCCTGGCGGGCTTTAAAAAGGTTCCCCGGGCTTTGCTCTTCAATAGTGGTTATGCAGCGAATCTGGCCTTGCTGACAACCTTTGCGGAAGCCGGGGACGTGATTTTCAGTGACGCTCTCAATCATGCCAGCATTGTCGACGGCTGTCGTCTGAGTCGGGCCCGTCTCGCGGTCTATCGTCATAATGATCTGGATCATCTTGAGGAGCTCCTTCGCCGGGAAGGCGCTCCCTGCCGGCGGCGTCTGATCGTTACCGACAGTGTCTTCAGTATGGACGGCGATCTGGCGGATCTGCCCGGAATAGCCGAGCTGGGACGGCGTTATGATGCGCTGGTGATGGTCGATGATGCCCATGCGACTGGAGTTCTGGGAACTCGGGGACGGGGTTCGGCGGAGCATTTCGGACTGGATTCCTGTGCTCTGGATCTGCAGATGGGAACCCTGGGTAAAGCTCTGGGCAGCTGTGGCGCCTATGTCGCCGGCGCTGCGCCGCTGATAGATTATCTGATCAACAAGGCCCGCAGTTTTATTTATACCACGGCTTTGCCGCCGGCGGTTCTCGGAGCTTCTCTGGCGGCCTTGGAGGTTCTGGATGAAGAACCCTGGAGGGTGACCCGTCTGCGGGAGCTGGCCGCTTATCTGCGCCGGGGCCTGACGACTTTAGGCATCGTTTTGCGCAATGATCCGACCCCGATTATCCCGGTGCCGGTCGGCGACCCGCGCCGGACGATGGACTTAAGCAACTGGTTTCTGGAACGAGGGGTTTTCATTCAGGGCATCAGACCGCCGACGGTGGCTTCCGGACAGTCCTTGCTGCGGGTCACGGTCAGCGCCGATCTCGAATTTTCCGATCTTGACCTAGTGCTTGAGCTCTTCGCCGAACGACGCCGGGATTTTCAGGGGCGCTAA
- a CDS encoding 50S ribosomal protein L13 — MKTYVAKPADVERRWHLIDARGQVLGRLASTVANILRGKDKAIFTPHVDTGDYVIVVNAAKVRLTGNKLEQKTYYHYTGYPGGIKSIGAAELLAKNPEEVINNAVRGMLPKNKLSRQIIKKLKVYAGAEHGHEAQQPEARAL, encoded by the coding sequence ATGAAAACCTATGTGGCAAAACCTGCGGATGTCGAACGCAGGTGGCATTTAATTGATGCCCGGGGACAGGTTCTGGGGCGTCTGGCCAGTACTGTGGCCAACATTCTGCGGGGCAAGGATAAGGCGATCTTTACTCCCCATGTCGATACTGGTGATTATGTGATCGTGGTCAACGCCGCAAAAGTGCGTCTGACTGGTAATAAGCTTGAGCAGAAGACTTATTATCACTATACCGGTTATCCCGGAGGGATTAAGTCCATTGGCGCCGCTGAACTGCTCGCCAAAAATCCCGAAGAGGTAATTAATAATGCGGTCCGCGGCATGTTGCCCAAAAATAAGCTGAGCCGTCAGATTATCAAGAAGCTCAAGGTCTACGCCGGGGCCGAGCATGGGCATGAGGCGCAGCAGCCGGAAGCCAGGGCCCTCTAA
- a CDS encoding 30S ribosomal protein S9 has translation MAATKYYATGKRKSAVAKVWLAEGRGEIKVNGHSVEDYFTLENAREMVFQPLAATGTDNKFDFMINVSGGGLAGQAGAIKHGISRVLQEYDPELRAVLKKAGYLTRDARIKERKKYGQRGARARYQFSKR, from the coding sequence ATGGCAGCGACAAAATATTATGCGACAGGCAAACGGAAATCGGCGGTAGCTAAGGTCTGGCTGGCTGAAGGCCGGGGTGAGATCAAGGTTAACGGTCATTCGGTGGAAGACTATTTCACTCTTGAAAATGCGCGGGAAATGGTTTTTCAGCCGCTTGCGGCAACCGGAACCGACAATAAATTTGACTTCATGATCAATGTTTCCGGGGGCGGCCTCGCCGGTCAGGCTGGTGCGATCAAGCATGGTATCAGTCGGGTTTTGCAGGAGTATGATCCTGAACTGCGGGCTGTATTGAAGAAGGCGGGTTACCTGACCCGTGATGCGCGAATTAAAGAGCGCAAAAAATACGGCCAGCGCGGTGCCCGGGCACGCTATCAGTTCTCTAAACGTTAA
- a CDS encoding N-acetyl-gamma-glutamyl-phosphate reductase: MNRTKVAIIGASGYTGVELMRILALHPQVELKVVTSRQHVGMPVAELFPSLRGIVKLAFVDHQVEVIADQAELFFTALPHQTALDVVAALCAAGKRVVDLSADYRFSARSLYEQWYQTHTQPELLAEAVYGLPELFRRQIPESRIIGNPGCYPTSVILPLAPILSRGLVAPGTTIVVDAKSGTSGAGRSLSPGSLYCEVNENFKPYKAGTHRHQPEMEEQLERASGIRPEILFVPHLLPVNRGILASIYVPLARPVTVAEVGEILNQAYAGETFIRLLETGALPSLAAVRGSNYCDIGYVLPGNGKQLMLFSAIDNLVKGAAGQAVQNMNLLLGLPEDSGLRTVALVP; the protein is encoded by the coding sequence ATGAACAGGACAAAGGTTGCGATTATCGGAGCGAGCGGTTATACCGGAGTCGAGCTGATGCGGATTCTGGCTCTGCATCCTCAGGTGGAGCTGAAGGTGGTTACTTCGCGGCAGCATGTCGGAATGCCGGTCGCTGAGCTTTTCCCTTCGTTGCGCGGAATCGTCAAGCTTGCCTTTGTTGACCATCAGGTTGAGGTGATTGCTGACCAGGCGGAACTTTTTTTTACCGCCTTGCCGCACCAGACCGCGCTTGATGTCGTGGCCGCCCTGTGCGCGGCGGGGAAAAGGGTGGTTGACTTAAGTGCCGACTATCGGTTCTCTGCGCGCTCGCTTTATGAGCAATGGTACCAGACGCATACCCAGCCGGAGCTTCTAGCCGAGGCGGTGTATGGTTTACCTGAACTTTTTCGCCGGCAGATCCCTGAATCCCGGATCATCGGCAATCCCGGCTGCTATCCGACCAGCGTGATTTTGCCTCTGGCCCCGATCTTGTCGCGGGGGCTGGTGGCGCCCGGAACCACCATCGTCGTCGATGCCAAATCCGGTACCAGCGGTGCCGGGCGCAGTCTGAGCCCTGGTTCGCTGTACTGCGAGGTCAATGAAAATTTCAAGCCCTACAAGGCCGGCACGCACCGCCATCAGCCGGAAATGGAGGAACAGCTGGAGCGGGCCTCGGGAATCAGGCCCGAAATTTTGTTCGTGCCTCATCTTCTGCCGGTAAACCGAGGGATTCTGGCCTCGATTTATGTGCCTCTGGCCCGGCCTGTAACGGTCGCGGAGGTGGGTGAGATTCTGAACCAGGCCTATGCCGGAGAAACCTTCATCCGCCTGCTGGAAACCGGCGCCCTGCCTTCTCTGGCGGCGGTTCGGGGCAGTAACTATTGCGATATCGGCTACGTTCTGCCCGGTAATGGGAAACAGCTGATGCTTTTTTCCGCGATCGACAATCTGGTTAAGGGTGCGGCCGGGCAAGCCGTGCAGAATATGAATCTGCTGCTGGGTCTGCCCGAAGACAGCGGTTTACGCACGGTCGCGTTGGTGCCTTGA
- the ilvB gene encoding biosynthetic-type acetolactate synthase large subunit, with protein sequence MKKMSGAQILLETLQERGVEVIFGYPGGAVINLYHHLPDYSCRHILVRHEQAAVHAADGYARATGKVGVALVTSGPGATNTVTGLATACMDSIPLVVFTGQVPTALIGNDAFQEADIVGITRSCTKHNFLVKKVEDLERIVNEAFHIAASGRPGPVLVDLPKDVIAGKAVKKERIELSLKGYSPNYAGHPGQIERAMGMLFTARRPLFYVGGGVILANAAAELTLLARRLRIPVTTTLMGLGAFPENDELALGMLGMHGTYRANMAVTGSDVLVAFGARFDDRVTGRIDKFAADARIVHIDIDPTSISKNVEVDIPIVGDVGDVLRKMLLQTEKAAAAAAVFAAGHDDWLGEIARWRDSHKLAYEQKEVIKPQFVVEQISALAQAQNPIIATEVGQNQMWAAQFFTFLHPRSWLSSGGLGTMGYGLPAAIGAQVAFPGRLVIDIAGDGSIQMNSQELATAVQYNLPIKVVILNNGFLGMVRQWQELFFAGNYSSTRMESAPDFVKLAEAYGALGLRAVKPEEVEPVLRRAFAHSGPVVVDIVVAPEENVYPMVPAGEAISNMLLV encoded by the coding sequence ATGAAAAAAATGAGTGGGGCCCAAATACTCCTTGAAACTTTACAGGAGCGGGGGGTTGAGGTGATCTTCGGCTATCCCGGGGGGGCTGTGATCAATCTCTATCATCATCTGCCGGATTACTCCTGCCGACATATTCTGGTCCGGCATGAACAGGCCGCCGTGCATGCCGCCGATGGTTACGCCCGAGCGACCGGCAAGGTCGGAGTGGCCCTGGTGACCTCGGGGCCGGGGGCGACCAACACCGTCACCGGACTGGCGACCGCTTGTATGGATTCGATTCCATTGGTGGTGTTTACCGGTCAGGTTCCCACCGCCCTGATCGGTAACGACGCTTTTCAGGAGGCCGATATCGTAGGGATCACCCGTTCCTGTACCAAACATAATTTTCTGGTCAAGAAGGTCGAAGACCTGGAAAGAATCGTTAACGAAGCTTTTCATATTGCCGCCAGCGGCCGGCCAGGGCCGGTATTGGTTGACTTGCCCAAGGATGTGATTGCCGGCAAGGCCGTTAAAAAAGAGCGGATTGAGCTTTCCCTGAAAGGTTACAGCCCCAATTATGCCGGTCATCCGGGGCAAATCGAACGGGCCATGGGAATGCTCTTTACCGCCCGGCGCCCGCTCTTTTATGTCGGCGGCGGGGTCATCCTGGCCAATGCCGCGGCCGAGCTGACCCTTCTGGCCCGGCGCCTGCGTATACCCGTGACCACAACCTTGATGGGGCTCGGCGCTTTTCCCGAAAATGACGAGCTGGCTCTGGGAATGCTCGGCATGCATGGAACTTATCGGGCCAACATGGCGGTTACCGGCAGCGATGTGTTGGTCGCCTTCGGCGCCCGTTTCGATGATCGGGTTACCGGTCGTATCGATAAATTTGCCGCTGATGCCAGAATTGTTCATATCGATATCGATCCGACCTCCATCTCAAAAAATGTTGAGGTCGATATTCCGATTGTCGGTGATGTCGGCGATGTCTTGCGTAAAATGCTGTTGCAGACCGAGAAGGCCGCCGCTGCGGCCGCGGTCTTCGCCGCCGGTCATGATGATTGGCTTGGAGAAATTGCCCGCTGGCGGGACAGTCATAAACTTGCCTACGAACAGAAAGAAGTGATTAAGCCTCAGTTTGTGGTTGAGCAAATCAGTGCCTTGGCTCAGGCGCAGAACCCGATTATCGCTACCGAAGTCGGCCAGAATCAGATGTGGGCGGCCCAGTTTTTTACCTTTCTGCATCCTCGCAGCTGGCTCTCCTCGGGGGGACTGGGAACCATGGGTTACGGTCTGCCGGCGGCGATCGGAGCTCAGGTTGCCTTTCCCGGGCGTCTGGTTATCGATATCGCCGGCGACGGCAGTATCCAGATGAACAGCCAGGAGCTGGCGACGGCGGTCCAGTATAATCTTCCGATCAAGGTGGTTATTTTGAACAATGGCTTTCTGGGCATGGTACGCCAGTGGCAGGAGCTTTTTTTCGCGGGCAACTATTCCTCTACGCGGATGGAAAGTGCTCCTGATTTTGTCAAACTGGCCGAGGCCTACGGGGCTTTAGGCCTGCGGGCCGTCAAGCCGGAAGAGGTCGAGCCGGTGTTGCGCCGGGCTTTCGCCCACTCGGGTCCGGTGGTGGTTGATATCGTGGTGGCTCCCGAGGAGAATGTCTATCCCATGGTGCCGGCCGGGGAGGCTATCTCCAATATGCTGCTGGTCTGA
- the ilvN gene encoding acetolactate synthase small subunit → MRHIINVQVENEFGVLARIASLFSGRGFNIESLTVAETEDSTVSNMTIVTQGDNQIIEQITKQLNKLINVIKVVELTEAVQMARELVLLKFAPGGGAKRLELLRLIEVYQGRVLELGPRFMIVELTGERVKIEAALKVLRPFGLSEMSRTGMVALARDGGRRGL, encoded by the coding sequence ATGAGACATATCATCAATGTGCAGGTTGAAAACGAGTTCGGGGTTCTGGCCCGTATCGCCTCGCTTTTCAGTGGACGTGGCTTTAATATTGAAAGTCTGACCGTGGCGGAAACCGAGGACTCGACGGTTTCCAACATGACTATCGTCACCCAGGGTGATAATCAGATTATTGAGCAGATAACCAAACAGCTCAATAAATTAATCAATGTTATCAAGGTCGTGGAGCTTACCGAAGCGGTGCAGATGGCGCGCGAGCTGGTGCTTTTGAAGTTCGCCCCCGGCGGCGGCGCCAAGCGTCTGGAATTATTGCGCCTGATCGAGGTATATCAGGGCCGGGTTTTGGAGCTTGGTCCCCGTTTCATGATTGTCGAGCTTACAGGGGAGCGGGTTAAAATCGAGGCCGCGCTCAAGGTACTCAGGCCTTTCGGGCTGAGCGAAATGTCTCGGACCGGAATGGTGGCTCTGGCTCGTGACGGTGGCCGTCGAGGTCTATGA